In Mytilus edulis chromosome 8, xbMytEdul2.2, whole genome shotgun sequence, the genomic window acatttttttcatataaatttgaAACCATAACTTTTGATTGAGTCTTTATTGTTCATTAGTTGATTTGCGCTCGATATATAATGGTATATTAACAGAACTTGACAACACCTTTTGGACGTTGGGTTTCGATTGTTCTTCATCTTGTACTTCATTTGGTATTTTTGactgttttgatttgagcgtcactgataagcattttgtagacgaaatgaaCGTCTAGAATTAAAAAGTGAAGTTCTGGTTCTCATGATAAGTCTAGTTAGATCAAGAATGAATCTGTATGTTTATATTGGTAATGCTTCTGCGATTAATTAACTGTATAAGCTAGAGACGAATATGATTAAAATTCTGTCAACGTCAAATAACCTTTTTCTTGTGTCAATAATCATTTTCAATAATTGCATGCCTCAAATAATTCATGTGTCATTTGTAAATCTGGAATCTTTGATATTTCTTTCAGAGAATGAATACTGTACGGACAATATCGATCAACATTTGACTAGATGATATAGATGGTGTTTTCATTGTGTTGATTTTTgtagtcagtttttattggtagaaGAAGCCGGAGAACCACCGTCGTGTGGTACAGAACTGATCATTCTAGATAACTTGAATTTAAACTCATAAACTATTGATGACAGGCTAGTGAAACAAAAAGTTAAACTACTCATACTGCTTTGCTATCACGGTCCCAGTAGGGTATACATTATTGGGACAAAATATAAGACACatgaacaacaaatataattCGGAAAACTCGTCCGGTCTTCAACAATTAGCATGTAACTTTACACTAATTTTAGCTCTAATTTGCCCCACTGTATGACAAAAACTGAGGCAAAAGATACAAACGATGCAATCAACGTGAGAAAAAGCAATGACATGTCAAAGTACGTAAGACGgaacacaagttaaaaaatcAATGCATAACAAACAACGAGCTAAGCACACTAACATAAAATAATATTGGAAACGATACCATGTGATCCGGAATAGTAAGTGGATCTCAGATATATTCTACCAAACTTTGTTTCATTTAACATACATGCTCACCTTATTATCTTCTCTTTTAGGATGGAGAACACAAACTAATttgtgaaaatgttaaaaaaaaagaccaaacaaaacgatttttaaattcatatgttttatgaccctttaaatgaaaatgtttcttCAAAAATAGTCGCATTCTGACGGGACGCAATAGCGTATATCATCTTTCTTACAGGTTTCATTATTCATATGAGTCCGATctatttaaggaataacagtactgtagttgaagagttgccaccgtgtAGTgtagacagtaaaacggagatttgcgaccgtcaaatcaaaattgacggtggcaactcttcaactacagtactgttattccgattctaatgcatttcaaaaagaaataatacgataaaacttggaaaaatgtctaaatttgacaaataaaaaaaaaatccgcgaaacttaATGAATGATTTTGagtaaacgtgacgtcatacaaataaaacttacaaactggaggttattacgttacctgaacgcttcaaattcggataaaataactttaaaacagcgaattcgaggtaggagttgttttattttggattgtatattagtaatcgaacatttgttgattcaatcatttcaaaatggttgtccctccttagttacgcctggtcaactgtggatttgacggcaactttaaGCCAAtgaaaaaattgttacatacaaattgcattagaatattcATTCTTCAATCATATCATCAGATGCACCAAATATAATATTGTCATCTTATAATATATTTGATAAGATGATCCCAAAGAATACATTACCTACGCTATAGAAGGCAAATTTATGACCCTCGATGCTTTTCATTTACGTTCTTTATTTTCGTCTTTAAACTGTTTTAATTCGAGCAACACTACTAAGACGTGTGTTTACGAAACGCGCATTCTGCGTACATAAGTATAACCATTTTATCCTTGATTAGAAAAATATGCACATAGATATTATAAatctttgacatatatttttCTCCAAAATTGGCATGCTTTTTTGGTTATGCAAGCATATATATTAGGAGACAATCACCATGTCGATGCCAATTGGCAATCCTCGTGTGAACCCGCTACTTTCCTTCTTTCAGGTACGGTAGTAGTCGAGGTGTGACGAATGTGTCGATGAATTCGTGTTTTCTTTTGCTTAGGTGTAACACCaccatggtacgtcacatccggttgtatacaaAACTATcctttgaatttgacagttgtagttaataaatcctacattttattgcagttaaACATTTCTGTGCCACattcatatgtctttgatatttcaaagcatcattatttttgaattagtgttttttatagaatatttttcaaacttgagtTTACATGGTTATGAAAacttgtacacaggttaaataaTCGGAGATATTTGATTGCTTAACTTCAAGTGATGGTTATTTtgttatatgcaatgaaatgtgattttaatttttttctacagGACttgacaggataaaactttactcatgccaagtttTTCTCTTTTTGAAAGAGAAATAAAGTCTgcacaattttgagaaaaatgcaaatttaacaaagacttataggggaaatcaatggtggtgtTACACTTTTAGTGCATTTATTCGTTAACTTGGTTTGTAACAAAAACACTCATATTGAAATACGAAAATCGGTTAACGATTGTTGCTtagaaatactttaaaattgtTGTGATGGTATTTGATAATGAGTGTCTGAATTATTTGTAACGCTCAATTCTTAAATGGAAAAGAAACACgtatataagaggggcgaaagataccagagaaacagtcaaactcataaacagGTGATCATAATGTTTGATACAACACactattttcttttaataaaatataacatatgcaCCACTGTGACAAATCTAGTTTAGTTACAGCAGATATTGATTTAAACTAATTTTTAAATAACCTGATACACGAAATTGATTTGTCTCGCTGATCTCATGTATAATGAACTTAACCATTATACTACAAAAACattaagtttaaaattttatggaaaggtaactaaaaatattcatttacacAAGTATATTTGAAAAGGAGGCATATAGTAATTGTATACATTCAAAAAACCAGATTTGGACTATCGCAATAATGAAAGAATATatcatattgataatttttcagtaCTTTGAAGGTAAGTtgcaattgttttattaaaatgttaCAAGACAACACTTATGATGGACACATTGTATACTTATGGTTTATAAATATCATATCTTCTAATCTGTGTCGCTTATTTGGATCGAATCAATATGTGTAGATACATATGTGTTATACCAAAAAAGATTTCGTATTAAACCGACACATACCTGGTGCAATAATATATGAATCGCATGGCGTTACAAAAAATATACGCACCAGGATATTCTATCAAATTTTGACGCCAAACAAAAGCTGTTTAGATATCATACaacattatatttataatatctATCCTGTATACATTGAGCATAGATGAATACAGTTTGAAAATTTGGAATGATAAGGGGGAATAACCATATTGACCAAAGGACCattaaggaattttttttttatttcagttaaaaaaatatttaccacaTATTGGCGTGTATTTCAatcttttaatattatttttgatttagttgaaaaaaataatctaatcTGATATTTTAACTATATATTCTTCAAAAAACGTTATAAACATAACATATCAGGTTAGAACTTTATGATCAATTGattcttttatttgttatttagaCATCTCTACATCTACAGTGAGTGAAATATGGGTTCATACGCCGAATACAGGGAATGGTGTATACTGGGATTCCAATGCTCCTGAGCTCAGTCACCCTTTGAATCAGTATGGATTTGATGCCTCGAAAAACTATTCAATACGCTTCGAGCTGAAAGTTTGCAGTAATGCATTTGTATACTTATCCGCCTCCTCAATAATGGATAAACAGGCAGCATTGTATGAAATATGTATAGGAGGAGGTGGAGGGAAAAAGATTTTTTTGCGCCGGCAAGACGCTACATTTGAAGATGTTACGAATAACGTTCTCGGAGATGGAAGCACACAGTGTGGATCATTTCAACCATATTGGCTTTCATGGCAAAATGGAAATATTAAGATAGGTAAAGGTTTGTCTGTAGACAACGAAGTAGTGATTGATTGGAGAGATCCTAATCCCTTTATTATTCATGGTGTAGGTGTGAGGACAGGTATTGGACAATCAGGACAATGGATTATTTATATGGAAGGTAAGCATACATATACAATTCACAATAAACTATTTTGGTTGAAATTTTATGTAACGTTTAGATATccgtaatatattttttatttttataatattatgaTATAATTATTCATCAGGTGTATTCACACATTCTGTATTATATACAAGTGCAATGGTATTGGGTTGCGGTAATCTGTATTGATTCGAAGCGTATCAAGTTTAGAGAATGTTACATTTTGTTCATTATTCTGATAAGGAAACAAACAACAACAGTTGACAAAATCTTATGGTATCAACTATCAGAACGAGTGAAAAACATCTTTCCTATTCCTGACAAGGTTcatacatctgtcatattcctgactaggttcatacatctgtcatattcctgactaggttcATACATCTTTAATATTCCTGACTAGGTTCATACATCCGTCAAATTCCTGACTAGGTTCATACATCTGTCATACTCCTGAATAACTTCATACatctgttatattcctgactaggtTCATACatctgttatattcctgactaggttcaaacatctgtcatattcctgactaggttcATACatctttcatattcctgactaggttcAAACATGTGTCATATTCCTCACTAGGTTCATTCatcggtcatattcctgacgacTAGGTCCATACATCTCTCTTATTCCTGACTAGGTTATACATCTGGCATATTCCTGACGACTAGGTTCATACatctggcatattcctgactaggtccatacatctgtcatattcctgacgacTAAGTTCAAACgtctgtcatattcccgactagGTTAATACATCTGGCATATTCCTGAATAGGTtaatacatctgtcatattcctgactaggttcatacatctgtcatattcctaactatGTTcatacatctgtcatattcctgactaggttcATACATCTGTTATACTCCTGAATAGGTTCATATATCTGTCATATTCATGATTAGGTTcatacatctgtcatattcctcccTAGGTTAATAcatttgtcatattcctgattagGGTTATACATTTGTCATATTCCTCCCTAGGTTAATAcatctgtcatatttctgattaggttaatacatctgtcatatttctgattaGGTTCaaacatctgtcatatttctTCCTAGGTTAATACATCTATCATATTCCTGATTAGGTtaatacatctgtcatattcatgactagGTTCATACATCTgtgatattcctgactaggttcaaacatctgtcatattcctacCTAGGTtaatacatctgtcatattcctcccTAGGTtaatacatctgtcatattcctcccTAGGTtataacatctgtcatattcctcccTAGGTTTATACATCTGTCCTATTCCTCCCTAGGTtaatacatctgtcatattcctctCTAGGTTAATAcatctgtcatatttctgactaggtttatacatctgtcatattcctgactaggttcatacatctgtcatattcctgaataggtttatacatctgtcatattcctgacttggttcatacatctgtcatattcctgaatagGTTCAAACATCTGTTATATTCTTCCCTAGGTtaatacatctgtcatattcctgactaggttaatacatctgtcatattcctgactaagttaatacatctgtcatattcctcccTAGATtaatacatctgtcatattcctcccTAGGTTTATACATCTGTCATATTTCTCCCTAGGTtaatacatctgtcatattccttcCTAGGTtaatacatctgtcatattcctcccTAGGTTAATACATCTGTTATATTCCTCCCTAGGTtaatacatctgtcatattcctgattaggttcatacatctgtcatattcctcccTAAGTtaatacatctgtcatattcctaattaggttaatacatctgtcatattcctgactaggttcatagatctgtcatattcctgattaggttcaaacatctgtcatattcctcccTAGGTTAATACATCTGTCATATTACTGATTAGGTtaatacatctgtcatattcctcccTAGGTtaatacatctgtcatattcctcccTAGGTTtatacatctgtcatattcctcccTATGTTAATACATCTGTCGTAATCCTCTGTAGGTTAACAcatttgtcatattcctgattagGGTTATACATTTGTCATATTCCTCCCTAGGTTAATAcatctgtcatatttctgattaggttaatacatctgtcatatttctgattaGGTTCaaacatctgtcatatttctTCCTAGGTTAATACATCTATCATATTCCTGATTAGGTtaatacatctgtcatattcatgactagGTTCATACATCTgtgatattcctgactaggttcaaacatctgtcatattcctacCTAGGTtaatacatctgtcatattcctcccTAGGTtaatacatctgtcatattcctcccTAGGTtataacatctgtcatattcctcccTAGGTTTATACATCTGTCCTATTCCTCCCTAGGTtaatacatctgtcatattcctctCTAGGTTAATAcatctgtcatatttctgactaggtttatacatctgtcatattcctgactaggttcatacatctgtcatattcctgaataggtttatacatctgtcatattcctgacttggttcatacatctgtcatattcctgaatagGTTCAAACATCTGTTATATTCTTCCCTAGGTtaatacatctgtcatattcctgactaggttaatacatctgtcatattcctgactaagttaatacatctgtcatattcctcccTAGATtaatacatctgtcatattcctcccTAGGTTTATACATCTGTCATATTTCTCCCTAGGTtaatacatctgtcatattccttcCTAGGTtaatacatctgtcatattcctcccTAGGTTAATACATCTGTTATATTCCTCCCTAGGTtaatacatctgtcatattcctgattaggttcatacatctgtcatattcctcccTAAGTtaatacatctgtcatattcctaattaggttaatacatctgtcatattcctgactaggttcatagatctgtcatattcctgattaggttcaaacatctgtcatattcctcccTAGGTTAATACATCTGTCATATTACTGATTAGGTtaatacatctgtcatattcctcccTAGGTtaatacatctgtcatattcctcccTAGGTTtatacatctgtcatattcctcccTATGTTAATACATCTGTCGTAATCCTCTGTAGGTtaatacatctgtcatattcctgattacGTTtatacatctgtcatattcctggctaggtttatatatctgtcatattcctgattaggttcatacatctgtcatattcctcccTAGGTTtatacatctgtcatattcctcccTATGTTAATACATCTGTCGTAATCCTCCCTAGGTtaatacatctgtcatattcctgactaggttaatacatctgtcatattcTTTACTAGGTtaatacatctgtcatattcctcccTAGGTTtatacatctgtcatattcctcccAAGGTTTATACATCTGTTATATTCCTTCCTAGATtaatacatctgtcatattcctgactaggttaatacatctgtcatattcctgattaggttaatacatctgtcatattcctcccTAAGTtaatacatctgtcatattcctcccTAGGTCtatacatctgtcatattcctccctaggtttatatatttgttatattcctCCCTAGGTtaatacatctgtcatattcctcccTAGGTTtatacatctgtcatattcctcccTAGGTTTATACATCTGTTATATTCCTCCCTAGGTtaatacatctgtcatattcctgactaggttaatacatctgtcatattcctgattaggtaaatacatctgtcatattcctcccTAGGTtaatacatctgtcatattcctgactaggttcATACatctttcatattcctgactaggttcAAACATATGTCATATTCCTCACTAGGTTCATTCatcggtcatattcctgacgacTAGGTCCATACatctctcatattcctgactaggttaATACATCTGGCATATTCCTGACGACTAGGTTCATACATCTGTCATAAATATACGCACCAGGATATTCAATCAAATTTTGACGCCAAACAAAAGCTGGTCAGATATCATACAACATTATATTTATATGcatgatataaatatttcaaaagtcatCTGGCGCCAACACAAATCatttttatgccctacctacgatagtagagggacattttgttttctggtctgtgcctccgtccgtccGTGCgcccgttcgtccgtccgtgcgtccgttcgtctttccgtccgtccgttcgcttcaggttaaagtttttggtcaaggtagtttttgatgaagttgaagtccaatcaacttgaaatagTAGTAAACATGTTTCccatggtatgatctttctaattttaatgccaaattatacttttaactccaatttcattgtccactgatcatagaaaatgatagtgcaaagttcagattaaagtttttggtcaaggtagtttttgatgaagttaaagttacatcaacttgaaacttagtacacatgttccccatgatatgatctttcgaattttaatgccaaattatagttttgactccaatttcatggtccactgaacatagaaaataatagtgcgaagTTCgtgttaaagtttttagtcaaggtagtttttgatgaagttaaagttccatcaacttgaaacttagtacacatgttccctatgatataatctttctaattttaattccaaattaaagttttgaccccaatttcacggtccactgaacatacaaaatgaaagtgcgagtttcaggttaaagtttttggtcaaggtaggttttgatgaaatatagaagtccaatcaacttgaaacttagtaaacatgttccctatggtatgatctttctaattgtaatgccaaataagattttttacccaatttcacggttcattgaacatggaaaaggaaagtgcgagtggggcatttgtgtactttggacacattcttgttttttggtGGATTATTGTACCCtatcataaagtaacaattaAAAGACTTtactgtaataaataaaatttatgatgaaaaaaatgtttaattttttttctctgaaatttGTGTACCCTCGAGCCGCCATAAGCCTGGGTTTGAAGCTAGCTTCCTGTTTCTCCTGTAAGAATGTTGTGTGCAGTTCCTTTATTTTGACGAAATGGGATACGCAATACAAATAGACATGATATGTTTAACCCTACTTTATTCTGTAAATATGTGCCTGTTCAAAGCCAGATCGTACTATTCAGTGGCTagcgtttgttgctgtgttacatatttgttttacgttcTTTTTCTTACATAAATtatgctgttagttttctcgtttgaattgttttacatttctcaaTTTGGgactttttatagcttactacaTGTTTATGGTATGAGATTTGTTCATTGCGGAAGgcagtatggtgacctatagttgttaatttctgtgtcatttggtcatttGTGAAgcggtgtctcattggcaatcacaccccatctccttttttaaatataatatgttaatgttaaatttattgcTGTCAAACAGCTAAAATTATGTAAACATACACCAACAACGTTCACAAAATGACTAAAGAATTCTAAAAACTCTATAAGTAACAAGAAAGCTTGAGTTTGATAAACAAGGTTGTACATGATATGTAAGAATTTGCGATATAAAGATAGTATCATTCTGACATTGCTTTTcgtttaaaaagttaaatttagCCTTAAAATGCTTTTATTCCAAAATACCGAATAAAGCCATTTTCTTACACTTACCAATGCAAATGTCGACGGAAATGCAtacatggaatctatatatccttacatatacagacactttacaaaaacaattgttattgcatttaaaacgacattttgagagTAAATTCAGTGTTTTATGTCCaggttttttcgagagcagtccgggctttttcgagtgtgtcctTTTTATATCGAGTGATTATACACATTCTTTATAGCTAAAAATTTTATGTGTTTacgtttaaaaactataaaataaaggaTCAAATTAAGCACTTTCAAGGCACATGATGTATCAACACTTGCATTTTATCATGAAACACGTAttgttcatttgtatatattctttttctcacatcttataaattgcatgtacagCATATATCCGTGATGTCAACAATCTAATGTGAGTGTTCCGGTAATATAAGTATTTGGACCTCATGGGATGACTATTACTGAACAGCAAAATGTCGACTTGGAAGATAACTTC contains:
- the LOC139487062 gene encoding uncharacterized protein, with protein sequence MKEYIILIIFQYFEDISTSTVSEIWVHTPNTGNGVYWDSNAPELSHPLNQYGFDASKNYSIRFELKVCSNAFVYLSASSIMDKQAALYEICIGGGGGKKIFLRRQDATFEDVTNNVLGDGSTQCGSFQPYWLSWQNGNIKIGKGLSVDNEVVIDWRDPNPFIIHGVGVRTGIGQSGQWIIYMEALGYFCLHTETRGTMKLANTTFATEYTCPYLCHGSHNCMGFNFNVHSRVCELISTGEKMLTTTGSGWTFGTKCFQWKCFACI